Proteins encoded together in one Shewanella acanthi window:
- a CDS encoding SDR family oxidoreductase, protein MDLKDKVVVITGGAGGLGLAMAQNFAEAGARLALIDVDQEKLERACADLGSTTEVQGYALDITDEEDVVAGFAYILEDFGQVNVLVNNAGILRDGMLLKAKEGKVTDRMSYEQFQSVINVNLTGSFLCGREAAAAMIESGQPGVIVNISSLAKAGNVGQSNYAASKAGVAAMSVGWAKELARYNIRSAAVAPGVIATEMTAAMKPEALERLERLVPVGRLGQAEEIASTVRFIIENDYVNGRVFEVDGGIRL, encoded by the coding sequence ATGGATTTAAAAGATAAGGTTGTCGTCATTACTGGCGGCGCGGGTGGTTTAGGTCTAGCCATGGCGCAAAACTTTGCCGAGGCGGGCGCAAGATTAGCCCTTATCGATGTGGACCAAGAAAAATTGGAGCGCGCCTGCGCCGATCTGGGAAGCACCACAGAAGTGCAAGGTTATGCTTTAGATATTACCGACGAAGAAGATGTAGTGGCTGGTTTTGCCTATATTCTGGAAGACTTTGGTCAAGTCAACGTGTTGGTGAACAACGCGGGGATTTTACGCGATGGCATGCTGCTTAAGGCGAAGGAAGGCAAAGTCACCGACCGTATGTCCTATGAGCAATTCCAATCGGTGATCAATGTTAACCTGACGGGCAGTTTCCTCTGTGGCCGTGAAGCAGCAGCGGCGATGATCGAATCCGGTCAACCTGGTGTTATCGTTAATATCTCGAGCCTAGCTAAAGCGGGTAACGTAGGTCAGTCTAACTACGCGGCCTCAAAAGCCGGTGTGGCGGCCATGTCAGTGGGCTGGGCGAAGGAATTGGCGCGTTACAACATTCGTAGCGCGGCGGTTGCACCCGGCGTCATTGCCACCGAAATGACGGCGGCGATGAAGCCAGAAGCCTTAGAGCGTCTTGAGAGGTTAGTGCCGGTGGGCCGTTTAGGTCAGGCGGAAGAAATCGCTTCTACGGTGCGTTTTATTATCGAGAATGACTATGTAAATGGTCGGGTGTTTGAAGTGGACGGCGGTATTCGCCTGTAA
- the mmsB gene encoding 3-hydroxyisobutyrate dehydrogenase: MSTVAFIGLGNMGGPMAANLIKAGMTVRVFDLVPAAVQSLVDQGAIAASTACGAAAGANVVITMLPAGKHVKNLYLGTETDKGLLEVVAGDTLLIDCSTIDAQSAQLVAAEAAKSGIEFMDAPVSGGTAGAAAGTLTFICGGSDGAFAKAQTVLNAMGKNIFHAGAAGAGQVAKICNNMLLSVLMVGTSEALQMGIDHGLDPKVLSDIMKVSSGGNWTLEKYNPCPGVMENVPSSKDYQGGFMVDLMVKDLGLSQEAALLSNSSTPMGALARSLYVNHARQGNGRRDFSSIFEQFAPLKK; the protein is encoded by the coding sequence GTACAGTAGCATTTATTGGTTTAGGTAATATGGGCGGCCCTATGGCGGCCAATCTGATAAAAGCAGGCATGACGGTACGGGTATTTGACCTCGTGCCAGCAGCGGTGCAATCGTTAGTCGATCAAGGCGCCATCGCGGCGAGTACTGCCTGCGGCGCAGCGGCGGGCGCAAATGTGGTAATTACTATGCTGCCTGCAGGCAAGCATGTTAAAAACCTCTACTTAGGTACAGAGACAGACAAAGGCCTGCTCGAGGTGGTTGCGGGCGATACCTTACTTATCGATTGCTCAACGATTGATGCACAAAGTGCACAATTAGTGGCGGCAGAAGCGGCCAAGAGCGGTATTGAGTTTATGGATGCGCCGGTATCTGGCGGCACAGCGGGTGCGGCTGCGGGCACGTTGACCTTTATCTGCGGCGGCTCGGATGGCGCCTTTGCCAAGGCACAAACCGTGCTCAATGCCATGGGGAAAAACATTTTTCACGCGGGCGCTGCGGGTGCGGGCCAAGTTGCCAAAATCTGCAATAACATGCTGTTATCTGTGCTGATGGTTGGCACTTCAGAAGCGCTGCAAATGGGTATCGACCACGGTTTAGATCCCAAAGTGTTGTCCGACATTATGAAAGTCAGCAGTGGCGGTAATTGGACATTAGAAAAGTACAATCCTTGCCCAGGCGTGATGGAGAATGTGCCTTCTTCTAAGGACTATCAGGGCGGCTTTATGGTAGATTTGATGGTCAAAGACCTCGGTCTATCACAGGAAGCGGCGTTATTGAGCAATTCCAGCACCCCAATGGGCGCACTCGCCCGCAGCTTGTATGTCAACCATGCCAGACAGGGCAATGGTCGCCGGGATTTCTCCAGCATTTTTGAACAATTTGCACCACTTAAAAAATAG